A window from Tenacibaculum singaporense encodes these proteins:
- a CDS encoding DUF6263 family protein, with amino-acid sequence MKKILIALLLGVTMVSTAQEKVLLRLNYEKGQKYTMDMKMAQVIGVGVMTNNMHIQMKYNITSVSDDTYESSAKITKMVMDMKQGAVNISYDSSKKDEELDETGKMMKSKMQPMLSATIMTKGDNLGNILETKVEPSNIQGAKDFTKQSSSVIYPKEAVAVGDTWTKTKNDGAMNFSFTYKVKSISPKNVLIDISGKITGAADGDITGAMDIDRSTGMPLESKINMTMKIQGQDATTNMTAKFTKG; translated from the coding sequence ATGAAAAAAATTTTAATAGCACTTTTGTTAGGTGTAACTATGGTGAGTACAGCACAAGAAAAAGTGTTACTACGTTTAAACTATGAAAAGGGGCAAAAGTACACTATGGATATGAAAATGGCTCAAGTAATAGGTGTTGGCGTAATGACAAACAACATGCATATTCAAATGAAATACAATATAACGAGTGTTTCAGATGATACATATGAAAGTAGTGCTAAAATTACCAAAATGGTAATGGATATGAAGCAAGGAGCAGTGAACATATCATATGACTCATCTAAAAAAGATGAAGAATTAGATGAGACTGGGAAAATGATGAAGTCTAAAATGCAACCTATGTTATCAGCAACAATCATGACTAAAGGTGATAACTTAGGAAATATTTTAGAAACCAAGGTTGAGCCTAGTAATATTCAAGGGGCAAAAGACTTTACAAAACAATCGAGTAGTGTAATTTATCCTAAAGAAGCAGTAGCAGTAGGAGATACTTGGACAAAAACTAAAAATGATGGAGCAATGAATTTCAGCTTTACCTACAAAGTAAAATCAATCTCTCCAAAAAATGTTTTAATAGATATTTCAGGAAAAATAACAGGGGCTGCAGATGGTGATATCACAGGAGCTATGGATATTGATAGAAGTACGGGGATGCCTTTAGAATCAAAAATTAATATGACAATGAAGATTCAAGGGCAAGATGCAACAACCAACATGACAGCGAAGTTCACGAAAGGTTAA
- a CDS encoding DUF4331 family protein — protein sequence MKLNNIKILAISILSIFALASCSDDDNNIPPMASIDFSGSYMQKDQMGRPAVNTVFVNSDMKDAFNVTIPSEQGANFAAMFETNLKALSPAYANDGDTNALGLDAATFASVLATDVLTVSLDGTTTFYDGTNVLTGRALADDVITVELLLIFGGEDFSENPTLSDDHVDANDKNFLSSFPYLASPW from the coding sequence ATGAAACTTAACAATATAAAAATCTTAGCAATTTCAATCCTATCAATCTTTGCCTTAGCAAGTTGTAGTGATGATGATAATAATATACCACCAATGGCTTCTATTGACTTCTCGGGAAGTTACATGCAAAAAGACCAAATGGGTAGACCAGCAGTGAATACTGTTTTTGTAAATAGTGATATGAAAGATGCGTTTAATGTAACAATACCGTCAGAACAAGGAGCAAATTTTGCTGCAATGTTTGAAACAAATTTAAAAGCATTAAGTCCTGCATATGCAAACGATGGAGATACGAATGCATTAGGTTTAGACGCTGCAACTTTTGCGAGTGTTTTAGCTACCGATGTATTAACCGTTTCATTAGATGGTACAACAACTTTTTATGATGGAACTAATGTTTTAACAGGAAGAGCTTTAGCAGATGATGTAATTACAGTTGAGTTATTATTGATTTTTGGAGGAGAAGATTTTTCTGAAAATCCAACATTATCAGATGATCATGTAGATGCGAATGATAAAAACTTCTTAAGCTCTTTTCCATATTTAGCAAGTCCTTGGTAA
- a CDS encoding dihydrolipoamide acetyltransferase family protein — MARYELKLPKMGESVAEATITSWVKEVGETIDIDDTVVEVATDKVDSEVPSEVEGTLVEILFEKDAVVQVGETIAIIETEGEEGATTDALKKEEVKPEIVAAVEKTVEVAKETVTTTIDTSSSDRFYSPLVKSIAQTEGISVEELETIKGTGKEGRVTKNDILSYLENRGSQPKVAAPASTEKKSVPRSAPAPTPVSLSGQDEIIEMSRMGKLISKHMVDSIQTSAHVQSFIEIDVTNIVNWRNKVKNAFQQREGEKLTFTPIFMQAVASTIKKHPMINISVDGDKIIKRGNVNLGMAAALPDGNLIVPVIKNADMLNLVGMTKQVNDLAGRARANKLKPDEIQGGTYTVTNVGSFGSITGTPIINQPQVAILALGAIVKKPAVIETPEGDFIGIRHKMIVSHSYDHRVVNGALGGMFIKTLKEILESWDVNQDF; from the coding sequence ATGGCTAGATACGAATTGAAGTTGCCTAAAATGGGCGAAAGTGTTGCAGAAGCAACAATAACTTCTTGGGTAAAAGAAGTTGGAGAAACTATTGATATAGATGACACCGTTGTTGAAGTAGCTACAGATAAAGTAGATAGCGAAGTACCTAGTGAAGTAGAAGGAACCTTAGTTGAAATCTTATTTGAAAAAGATGCTGTTGTGCAAGTAGGTGAAACTATTGCAATAATAGAAACAGAGGGTGAAGAAGGAGCAACAACAGATGCACTTAAGAAAGAAGAGGTTAAACCAGAAATTGTTGCAGCAGTGGAAAAAACAGTTGAAGTAGCCAAAGAAACAGTAACTACTACGATTGATACTTCATCAAGCGATCGTTTTTACTCTCCATTAGTAAAGAGTATTGCACAAACAGAAGGAATATCTGTAGAGGAGTTAGAAACCATAAAAGGAACAGGAAAAGAAGGTAGAGTAACTAAAAATGATATTTTATCATATTTAGAAAACAGAGGAAGTCAGCCAAAAGTTGCAGCTCCAGCTTCAACAGAAAAGAAATCGGTACCTCGATCAGCACCAGCACCAACTCCAGTTTCATTAAGTGGTCAAGATGAAATTATAGAAATGAGCCGTATGGGGAAATTAATCTCTAAACACATGGTTGATTCTATTCAAACATCAGCGCACGTACAGTCGTTTATTGAAATCGATGTAACAAATATTGTTAATTGGAGAAACAAGGTTAAAAATGCTTTCCAACAAAGAGAAGGAGAGAAGTTAACATTCACACCAATATTTATGCAAGCTGTAGCTTCTACAATTAAGAAGCACCCAATGATAAACATTTCTGTTGATGGTGATAAAATCATTAAAAGAGGAAATGTAAACTTAGGAATGGCAGCAGCTTTGCCTGATGGAAATTTAATTGTACCAGTAATCAAAAATGCTGATATGTTAAATTTAGTAGGCATGACTAAGCAAGTAAACGATTTAGCAGGTAGAGCCCGTGCTAATAAGTTAAAACCAGACGAAATTCAAGGAGGAACTTATACAGTAACTAATGTTGGTAGTTTTGGAAGTATTACAGGTACACCAATAATCAACCAACCTCAAGTTGCAATTTTAGCTTTAGGGGCTATTGTTAAGAAACCAGCAGTTATTGAAACTCCAGAAGGAGACTTTATAGGTATCCGTCATAAGATGATTGTTTCGCATTCTTATGATCATAGAGTGGTAAATGGAGCTTTAGGAGGCATGTTTATTAAAACATTAAAAGAAATTTTAGAGTCTTGGGACGTAAATCAAGATTTTTAG
- a CDS encoding DEAD/DEAH box helicase family protein: MNEAITKLNFLFDWRPYQAKVLQNFSAHIQDDHFHIVAPPGSGKTILGIEIIKRIGKKTLILAPSLTIRNQWEGRLQNFFTTDCNFTQVSFDIKQPSEITFSTYQGLHSFYKSFETKEDYYNFFKKHQIEVLLLDEAHHLKNAWWKCLFDLKEQHMQTVIALTATPPYDSENTEVQKYFKLCGEIDDEIVVPDLVKEHNLCPHQDLVFLSKPEDHEINFITDFRLKIAQFVTDILKDEEFISFLKQHRFYAKTEENLEELYKYSDFFSSMLIFLHETGERIPFEKLHVLGFDKNEEIEFPSITNEWIQILFQHLLVTNRDNLIEYEAYLNTLEKKLRKLAVFSKNKVNLVGNELLYKSLSNSPSKLKSITTIVQQEQQNLQDDLRCVILSDYIRKEYLNCSLPEIKKIKKLGVIPIFHHVRTTTQNKNSLAVLTGSLVIIHSSNIAKLGLIDTIENYNYTPLKSDTEFVILSSKNSSKHSIVEVITQLFELGHIKVLVGTKSLLGEGWDAPSINSLILASVVGSFVTSNQMRGRAIRVDSKNPDKVGLIWHLACIDTSDELGGRDFEILARRFNAFLGISNNEKAVITSGIGRLQLPSNFIDEDIQQQNKKTLELSKNRNLIAQRWKNAISHGKGISKELTFFNEKNKQYPKQKKLYYQDIVKYTVGEIIIGLSFFLPEFIIKNFNVLLQKGIVYFLFVLSSALGLTFGYKIYKSAQLYLYFGLIHKKTDKIAAAILNSLEELNHLTTPLNEIQIQTQLLIKGNVSCTIHGANRYESTLFIKALDELLQPIDNPKYLLIKTSWFRRKLKLDNFFPVPEIFGVRKKECQIFQSHWNKHLGKSKLVYTRTMDGRKLLLKARLFHIHNINNELTKKNVVWK, from the coding sequence TTGAACGAAGCTATTACCAAACTTAACTTCTTATTTGACTGGAGGCCTTATCAAGCAAAAGTGCTTCAAAATTTTTCAGCTCACATACAGGATGATCATTTTCATATAGTTGCACCGCCTGGTTCAGGGAAAACAATTTTAGGAATAGAAATTATTAAAAGAATCGGTAAAAAAACATTGATTCTAGCTCCCTCTTTAACCATTAGAAATCAATGGGAAGGTCGTTTACAAAACTTTTTTACTACCGATTGTAATTTCACACAGGTTTCATTTGATATTAAACAACCTTCTGAAATTACCTTTTCTACATATCAGGGTTTACACAGTTTTTATAAGTCTTTTGAAACAAAAGAAGACTATTACAACTTCTTCAAAAAACATCAAATAGAAGTTTTGTTATTAGATGAAGCTCATCATTTAAAAAATGCTTGGTGGAAATGTTTGTTTGACTTAAAAGAGCAACACATGCAAACTGTTATTGCTTTAACTGCCACCCCTCCCTACGATAGTGAAAATACTGAAGTTCAAAAATATTTTAAACTATGTGGTGAAATTGACGATGAAATTGTAGTTCCTGATTTAGTTAAAGAGCACAACTTATGTCCACATCAAGATTTAGTTTTTCTTTCCAAACCAGAAGATCACGAAATTAATTTTATTACTGATTTTAGGCTGAAAATTGCTCAGTTTGTTACTGACATTTTAAAAGATGAAGAATTTATTTCTTTCCTAAAACAGCATCGATTTTATGCTAAAACAGAGGAAAACTTAGAAGAACTCTACAAGTATTCTGATTTCTTTTCTTCTATGTTAATCTTCTTACACGAAACAGGAGAAAGGATTCCTTTTGAAAAACTACATGTATTAGGTTTTGACAAAAATGAAGAAATTGAATTTCCTTCAATTACAAATGAATGGATTCAAATTTTGTTTCAACATTTATTGGTAACCAATCGCGATAACCTTATTGAATATGAAGCTTATCTTAATACTTTAGAAAAAAAACTTCGGAAATTGGCTGTTTTCAGTAAAAACAAAGTCAATTTAGTAGGAAATGAACTTTTGTATAAATCACTCAGTAATAGTCCGAGTAAATTAAAAAGTATTACTACAATTGTTCAACAAGAACAACAAAACTTACAAGACGATTTACGTTGTGTTATTTTATCAGATTATATTAGAAAAGAATACCTAAACTGTTCTTTACCTGAAATAAAAAAAATTAAAAAACTAGGAGTCATTCCTATTTTTCATCATGTTAGAACAACTACTCAAAACAAAAATAGTTTAGCTGTTCTTACAGGTAGTTTGGTAATTATTCATAGTAGTAATATTGCTAAGCTTGGTTTAATTGATACCATTGAAAATTACAATTACACTCCTTTAAAATCAGATACTGAGTTTGTAATTCTTTCTAGTAAAAATTCATCTAAACATAGTATTGTTGAAGTCATTACCCAACTTTTTGAGCTTGGTCATATCAAAGTTTTAGTGGGAACAAAATCGTTATTAGGTGAAGGTTGGGACGCTCCATCCATCAATAGCTTAATTTTAGCGTCTGTTGTAGGCTCATTTGTTACTTCTAACCAAATGCGTGGTCGTGCAATTAGAGTAGATAGTAAAAATCCTGATAAAGTGGGCTTGATTTGGCATTTGGCTTGTATTGATACTTCTGATGAATTAGGAGGGCGAGATTTTGAAATTCTTGCTCGTCGTTTTAACGCTTTCTTAGGCATTTCCAACAATGAAAAAGCTGTTATAACTAGCGGAATAGGACGTTTACAGCTTCCTTCTAATTTTATCGACGAAGATATTCAACAACAAAATAAAAAGACTTTAGAGCTTTCTAAAAACAGAAATTTAATTGCTCAACGATGGAAAAATGCAATTAGTCATGGAAAAGGAATTAGTAAAGAACTTACCTTTTTTAATGAAAAGAATAAACAATATCCTAAACAGAAAAAACTATATTATCAAGATATTGTAAAATATACTGTTGGAGAAATTATTATTGGTTTGTCCTTTTTTCTTCCTGAATTTATCATCAAAAACTTTAATGTTTTATTACAAAAAGGAATTGTTTACTTCCTATTTGTATTATCATCTGCTTTAGGATTGACATTCGGTTACAAAATTTATAAGTCTGCTCAATTGTACTTATACTTCGGATTGATTCATAAAAAAACAGATAAAATAGCAGCTGCAATTTTGAATTCTCTTGAGGAATTAAACCATTTAACAACACCGTTAAACGAAATACAAATTCAAACTCAATTACTAATTAAAGGGAATGTTTCTTGTACCATTCACGGAGCAAACAGGTATGAAAGTACATTATTCATAAAGGCTTTGGATGAGTTATTACAACCTATCGATAACCCTAAATATTTACTGATAAAAACGAGTTGGTTCCGTAGAAAACTAAAATTGGATAACTTTTTTCCTGTTCCTGAAATTTTTGGTGTTCGTAAAAAAGAATGTCAAATTTTTCAATCTCACTGGAACAAACATCTTGGTAAATCTAAGTTGGTATATACTCGAACTATGGATGGAAGAAAGCTGTTATTAAAGGCACGCCTTTTCCATATACATAACATAAACAATGAACTTACTAAGAAAAATGTTGTTTGGAAATAA
- a CDS encoding tetratricopeptide repeat protein: protein MKTIKIIICAILSSTILSCTTSKTTKVANQKEYNKYIQNTTTTSESLAQKELDFWQNKLNNQPTQYPYLSKIAKANTLLFSEKGNISYLIEAEKKLLKINQKTNYNKASHLRSLARNYISQHRFKESLELLKKAEVNGENLNATQKMLFDVYLELGEPHKASEYLAEIENYADFDYLIRVSKWHDYKGDLSSAIRFMEKAMKKAEEANNKDLKAWSYTNLADFYGHNGQIKDSYKLYLKALELDNSNAYAKKGIAWIVYSHDKNPDEALRILDIISNEHSSPDYYLLKAEIAEFKNNLTIKESNIEVYLSAVKNSSYGVMYNQHLAKLYLEEFNDTSSALSYIEKEIESRSTPQSYDLLAWYYYKNKDFKKALEVINTYVVDKTFEPEIQYHIAEIYKANGINDKAMALKEELLDSSFELGPLMTEKILNI, encoded by the coding sequence ATGAAAACTATAAAAATAATTATTTGTGCTATTTTAAGCAGCACTATACTGAGTTGTACAACTTCAAAAACAACAAAAGTAGCTAACCAAAAAGAGTATAATAAGTATATACAAAATACAACGACTACTTCAGAATCGTTAGCACAAAAAGAACTAGATTTTTGGCAGAACAAACTAAACAATCAGCCAACACAATATCCATATTTAAGTAAAATAGCAAAGGCTAACACATTACTTTTCTCAGAAAAAGGAAATATTTCTTATTTGATAGAAGCTGAAAAGAAGCTGTTAAAAATCAACCAAAAAACGAATTATAACAAAGCTTCACATTTACGATCATTAGCAAGAAACTATATCTCTCAACATCGATTTAAAGAATCGTTAGAATTACTAAAAAAAGCTGAGGTAAATGGAGAAAACCTAAATGCGACTCAAAAAATGTTGTTTGATGTTTATTTAGAGTTAGGAGAACCTCATAAAGCTTCAGAATACTTAGCTGAAATTGAAAATTATGCTGACTTTGATTACCTAATAAGAGTTTCTAAATGGCATGATTATAAAGGAGATTTGTCTTCTGCAATTCGATTTATGGAAAAAGCCATGAAAAAAGCAGAAGAAGCTAATAATAAAGACTTAAAAGCTTGGAGTTATACCAATTTAGCTGATTTCTATGGTCATAATGGTCAAATAAAAGATTCTTATAAATTATATTTAAAAGCATTAGAACTAGATAACAGTAACGCGTATGCAAAAAAAGGTATTGCTTGGATAGTATATTCTCATGATAAAAATCCAGATGAAGCACTGCGAATTTTAGATATCATAAGTAACGAACATTCTTCTCCAGATTACTATTTATTAAAGGCAGAAATAGCCGAGTTTAAGAATAATTTAACAATAAAAGAAAGTAATATAGAGGTATATTTATCGGCTGTAAAAAATAGCTCATATGGTGTAATGTATAATCAGCATTTAGCTAAATTATATTTAGAAGAATTTAATGACACATCTAGTGCGTTATCATACATCGAAAAAGAAATTGAGAGTAGGTCTACGCCACAATCTTACGATTTACTAGCCTGGTATTATTACAAAAATAAAGACTTTAAAAAAGCTTTAGAAGTAATTAATACATATGTAGTAGATAAAACTTTCGAGCCCGAAATACAGTATCATATAGCTGAAATTTACAAAGCAAATGGAATTAATGATAAAGCTATGGCTTTAAAAGAAGAGTTATTAGACAGCTCTTTTGAGTTAGGTCCGTTGATGACAGAAAAAATTTTAAATATATAA
- a CDS encoding DUF4331 family protein codes for MKKMKLIIGASALALIGLVLLAADHIDAPDVTGGSSDITDFYAFQGENTSNLVFVANIQGLLSPSATASASFDENVLIEFNIDNNDDKVEDLVIQAIPRDGKMYFFGPYNPSTTGLTSTLPQDGSEYGVSITPYGSSAIIGSKGGMQFFAGPRDDPFFMDFAQYGEIIAGNAGGFNDPGADTFAGTNVLSVVVEVPKSMIGGSGTINTWVETKTKQ; via the coding sequence ATGAAAAAAATGAAATTAATTATTGGAGCTAGTGCTTTAGCATTAATAGGGCTGGTTTTATTAGCAGCCGATCACATTGACGCTCCAGACGTAACAGGAGGCTCAAGTGATATTACAGACTTTTATGCTTTCCAAGGAGAAAATACAAGCAACCTTGTATTTGTAGCGAATATTCAAGGACTTTTAAGTCCGTCTGCTACAGCATCAGCAAGTTTTGATGAAAACGTATTGATTGAATTTAATATCGACAACAATGATGATAAAGTTGAAGATTTAGTAATTCAGGCAATTCCAAGAGATGGAAAAATGTACTTTTTTGGTCCATACAATCCATCAACTACTGGTTTAACTAGTACGTTACCACAAGATGGCTCTGAATATGGGGTTTCTATAACTCCTTATGGATCTAGTGCTATTATTGGTAGTAAAGGAGGAATGCAATTTTTTGCAGGACCTAGAGACGATCCTTTCTTTATGGATTTTGCTCAATATGGTGAAATTATAGCAGGAAATGCAGGTGGCTTTAACGACCCAGGAGCAGATACTTTTGCTGGGACTAATGTATTATCAGTTGTTGTAGAAGTTCCAAAATCTATGATTGGAGGTTCAGGTACTATTAATACTTGGGTAGAAACTAAAACGAAGCAGTAA
- a CDS encoding GNAT family N-acetyltransferase has product MNNKLENPVWHSLCETHEKFAINYDGVKFYNPTVCPFGAFTDVSKTTDALNEYSKLTDKFFLVSENKTPTYDKDKILLYKKIDGCQMILEDLTDFDIIEEIVPLTEEHIDEIYNLVWLVMPGYYRKRTFDMGKYFGIFKDNKLVAVTGQRMQTDNFIEVSAVVTHPEHTRKGLAKQLSQHVTKEILKTGKHPILHTNKGNPAIQLYEKLGYKQTRDMNWWFFHKK; this is encoded by the coding sequence ATGAATAATAAGCTTGAAAATCCTGTTTGGCATTCGTTGTGTGAAACACATGAAAAATTTGCTATTAATTATGATGGTGTAAAGTTTTATAATCCTACAGTTTGTCCTTTTGGTGCTTTTACTGATGTTTCAAAAACTACAGATGCATTGAATGAATATTCAAAACTTACTGATAAATTCTTTTTAGTTTCTGAAAATAAAACACCTACTTATGACAAAGACAAAATTCTTCTATACAAAAAGATTGATGGTTGCCAAATGATACTTGAAGACTTAACTGATTTTGATATTATTGAAGAAATAGTTCCATTAACTGAAGAACATATTGATGAAATTTATAACCTAGTATGGTTAGTAATGCCTGGTTATTATAGAAAAAGAACTTTTGATATGGGAAAGTATTTTGGGATTTTTAAGGATAATAAACTTGTTGCTGTAACTGGGCAACGTATGCAAACTGATAATTTTATTGAAGTTAGTGCCGTAGTTACTCATCCTGAACATACCAGAAAAGGATTAGCTAAACAACTTTCTCAACATGTTACTAAAGAAATTTTAAAAACTGGAAAGCACCCTATTTTACACACTAATAAAGGAAATCCTGCAATACAACTTTACGAAAAGTTAGGTTACAAACAAACAAGGGATATGAACTGGTGGTTTTTCCATAAAAAATAA
- the hemF gene encoding oxygen-dependent coproporphyrinogen oxidase: MKEQFYAYIQELQDTITSKLEAIDGKAKFQEDLWKRAEGGGGRTRVIENGNIFEKGGVNISKVFGELPEALRKQFGVESGDFFACGLSLVIHPKNPFVPTVHANWRYFEMYDGEGNIVTQWFGGGQDLTPYYLFEEDAKHFHTVCKEACDKHHPDFYPKFKETCDNYFWNAHRNEARGLGGLFFDYLKETEGVSMQDRYDFVTEVGNSFLNSYVPIVERRKDIEYTQEHKDWQEVRRGRYVEFNLVHDRGTLFGLKTNGRIESILMSLPPTVQWKYNHHPEEGSEEAKLLEVLAKPKNWV; encoded by the coding sequence GAAGATTTATGGAAGCGTGCTGAAGGAGGAGGAGGTAGGACTCGTGTGATTGAAAATGGAAATATTTTTGAAAAAGGAGGCGTAAATATATCTAAAGTTTTTGGTGAGTTGCCTGAAGCATTAAGAAAGCAATTTGGAGTGGAAAGTGGAGACTTTTTCGCTTGTGGATTGAGCTTGGTAATCCATCCAAAAAATCCATTTGTACCCACAGTACATGCTAACTGGCGTTATTTTGAAATGTACGATGGAGAAGGTAATATCGTTACCCAATGGTTTGGAGGCGGACAAGATTTAACCCCATATTACTTATTTGAAGAAGATGCAAAACATTTTCACACGGTATGTAAAGAAGCTTGTGATAAGCATCATCCAGATTTTTATCCAAAGTTTAAAGAAACCTGTGATAACTACTTTTGGAATGCACACAGAAATGAAGCACGTGGTTTAGGAGGTTTGTTCTTTGATTATTTAAAAGAAACAGAAGGGGTCTCTATGCAAGATCGATATGATTTTGTTACCGAAGTAGGAAATAGCTTTTTAAACTCTTATGTGCCGATTGTTGAAAGAAGAAAAGATATAGAATATACTCAGGAGCACAAAGATTGGCAAGAGGTACGTCGTGGTCGTTATGTAGAATTTAATTTAGTACACGATAGAGGAACCTTATTTGGTTTAAAAACGAACGGACGTATAGAAAGTATTTTAATGAGTTTACCACCAACGGTACAATGGAAATACAATCACCATCCAGAAGAAGGTTCAGAAGAAGCGAAATTGTTAGAGGTGTTGGCTAAACCTAAAAACTGGGTGTAA
- a CDS encoding TIGR01777 family oxidoreductase — translation MATILITGGTGLIGKELTKKLTSKGHVVNILTRTPKKNNEFRWNVKESFIDKDAFNNVSHIIHLAGAGIADKRWTNERKKELIDSRVKTATLLFNKVQEYQISLKKFISASGIGYYGAVTSDKIFTENDKPENDFISKICVKWENAALQFERIDIPVTILRTGVVLSKNGGALQKMNTPLFLSALGHGKQYMPWIHIDDLCKLYIKAIEDNNFSGVYNAVAPEHQTNESFTKLLGKSISKPVLPMNAPSFILKTALGEMAYILLKGSRVSSKKTNNAYNFIFPTLKTALTNIYNE, via the coding sequence ATGGCTACAATATTAATTACAGGCGGAACAGGGTTGATTGGAAAAGAGTTAACCAAAAAATTAACTAGTAAAGGACATGTGGTAAACATTCTTACCCGAACACCTAAAAAGAACAATGAGTTTCGCTGGAATGTAAAAGAAAGTTTTATTGATAAAGATGCTTTTAACAATGTTAGCCATATTATCCACTTAGCTGGAGCAGGTATAGCAGATAAACGTTGGACCAATGAAAGAAAAAAAGAGTTGATTGATAGTCGTGTAAAAACTGCTACTTTACTATTCAATAAAGTACAAGAATATCAAATATCTCTTAAAAAGTTTATTTCTGCTTCTGGTATAGGATATTATGGAGCTGTTACTTCCGATAAAATTTTTACAGAAAATGATAAACCTGAAAATGATTTTATCTCTAAAATTTGTGTAAAATGGGAGAATGCTGCTCTTCAATTCGAACGAATAGATATTCCTGTAACCATTTTACGAACTGGTGTCGTTCTTTCAAAAAATGGTGGAGCTTTACAAAAAATGAATACTCCTTTGTTTTTATCAGCTTTAGGTCATGGTAAACAGTACATGCCTTGGATTCATATTGATGATTTGTGTAAGCTTTATATAAAAGCAATAGAAGACAACAACTTTAGTGGAGTTTATAACGCCGTTGCTCCCGAACATCAAACCAATGAAAGTTTTACAAAATTACTTGGAAAAAGTATTAGTAAGCCTGTGCTTCCTATGAATGCTCCTTCTTTTATTTTAAAAACAGCACTGGGTGAAATGGCTTATATTTTATTAAAAGGAAGTAGAGTTTCTTCTAAAAAAACCAATAATGCTTATAATTTTATTTTTCCAACCTTAAAAACAGCCTTAACTAATATTTATAATGAATAA